In Alligator mississippiensis isolate rAllMis1 chromosome 9, rAllMis1, whole genome shotgun sequence, the genomic stretch ATCCTGCTGGCGGCTTCTGCGGATACCCCcgcagactcaggaggcaccagtcacccatgcctggtGTCTGGCATCACTCTACTTGAAATGAGTAGAGCCGTGGTCAGCAGGATGGAACAATCAAGACAAACTAAATATGTGAGACACCCACTATACAACCAAaccttagcaaaaaaaaaaaaaatctgaagtcatgcaggagcttcctcaccagcacccaacctctcaatGCTACCCCCAGAGAGATACAACTACAGAGATGTGGCATGAGAGGttgaagaaaatacctgataGCAAAAAAATGGACGTTCCAGGCACTGAGCTCTTGCCACTAGCTGCTGATGAACCATAgcaaaggtggtgatgtctcaGTTGCCTGTGTACTGTAGGTGGATCCTCCCAGGAGCTAATGAAGTAGCGGGGCAATACCACGGGTTCAACCACCTGTAACTGTtacacagagcctcagactatacAACACTTGCTGCAGTGACCACTGCTTGAAGGCACTTGTACAACGAACGATCTcacaaagaacaaaaaatgaGCACAAGCacgtgtaacaaaatggtcaaatgtggtataGAGAAACAAGGAGAAGAATATTTCTCTGTTCACATGCAGTGCCATAATTACAGAATGTCCTCATCATTTTTGTGCGTGTTTTGGTATGCACCCTTTGCAGTGAAATGGCACAGAAACTGCCACTGTGTAtcacaattttcagtttaaacatTACATGACCCgcagaaaaatacagaaatgtaAAAACCAGCTAAGAACAATATAAAGTAACTAACAGGAAGCAAAGTTTTTCCCATCCACTGAGCTCTCAATTAGGTGGGTGACTTGGGTTTTAAAACTACACTGTACCTGTGAAACTATAACCCCAGCTAGTGTATATTGCCCACtttaaattttcttttctctCAAGTCTATCTGATGATCACCGACACTATAGGAATCTTTCTTGACAACTAGTTAAAATTCCAATTTCCTGAATGTAACTGTAATTAAAAACTTGGCCATTGTCTCTTATATGCACCTCCCAAATGTAACTTGATGTGAAGAGGTTCCTCTTTtccaaacaggaaatctctctcCAAACCTCATATCACTGCTCATGTGTCCCTGTAAGACACATCTTACCTCTGATACAAATATAAAGATGAAAAATGCAAATTATACAAGAGGCCAAATGCATCAAAACATACCTTTAACAATATGCAATGGTAAGTCTTAATACTTGAATTtacacttgcaaaaaaaaaatgatactaCCAAACTATGATCCCAAATTTTAATGCCAAATACAAAACAACATTTCTGCATGTAACTAATTACTGTAAAATTATTAAGGATGGCTGAAATGTACAAACAATTTTTCCAGAAATACAAAATAGCATCACAAAGTCCCTTCTCCATCATAAAAGTAAGTCCCACATAAGGTTTATGTGTTTTGTTTAAGTTTTATGTGTTTTGGctgttactggtttaaaaaaaaaatcagataatcaTCCTTAAGGCCTATTAAGGCCTTTCCAGCAATGAGGGTCAAGAAGCACTGGCAGACTTTAGAGAGACAGGTTGTAGAATCTCTGTTACTAGAATTTTTTATGCACAGGTTAGAACAGTATTTACCCAGCAAATTTTGAAAAGGGCTGGTTCTACTCATGGTGCCTGTCACCGCTCTATACTTCTGATTCTTAGTAGCCCATATTAAAAAGTGGAAGGGATAGTAGTAGCAAGAGACATAACAAACACAGCCTAATGGTCCTTCTACATTTTGCACACCACTGACAGTAAATTCTCTTTGTAAGTTAACAAttctaagaacataagaaatatgAATCAGGAAAAGCAAATAATCTAGCATCAGAGATAAGTAAATTTCCCTGCCAGTTtgattttgatgctgttttgacctgtttcaaggtcaaaacagcaaaatcaaaatggaacagatacagtcgaaacagcctcaaaacaaaacaaggcaatcCGAAATGTTTCGCTGTTTCACTTCTGTTCCCatgttttgcccatagactataatggggaaggacaaaacagcctataactttgtcatttctggcctgattttgaCGACACTTGCAAGAATGGTAGCACCTTCTgagtgcatgaagcctgccaagtttgatagatatagatacagGGGGTTCgggaaaactgcaccccaaagttttgaaaacaaaacttgtgtcatatgtatgtgttaagccacagcaggctcAAAACTGCAGACATGCAGTTAATCAATAACCACAAAGGTAGACCTTGATGATCAGATCCcctatagcaggggtaggcaacatttttggggccagagtgctgaaaaagcCACAATGCcaaccttggaaggtgctggagggtCAGCATGCCGGACCCCCGCGCAGCtctttgtagcctcccagctgcagccagcccacggaGCCCGGTGGACTTGCAACAGCGCTTGaagcctcccagccgcctgctgagagcagcatgggctccatggctggcagcagctgcttagagcccggaCTGGTGGTGCTGTGCCAAGCAAGATGGCTTTGTATGCCATGCTCGGCATACGTGCAGGGGGTCGCTGACCTCTGCCCTGTAGTAAAGCCATGGACGCAAAGGAACGCGTGTCTTCAACATTCTTTCGAATCACACACAGAAAAGCCCTTTCCCTATGCAAGAATTGTCATAATATCTATGGCTACTCGTCCATACCAATTAAAAGGCACTCCTTTTATCAAATATAAATTCAGACACTAACAATGATCCGAAAGACAGAAACACCAGAATGTAAACAAGGGCAACAGAATACAAAAACGTCGGCTCACCTGCAGCGCAGCCTGGTCCGCCTCACACACCTTTGAATCCTTACCCACCGGGGCAGGCTCCTTGCCCTGTCCCGCCGGCGGCCGAGCCAGGGTGCCGGCAGAGCTGGGCGGGCCGAAGCTCCACTGGCTCTTCCTGGAGCCAGCCGTGAGAGACACGTCCTGGGAGTAGGAGTGCAGGAAAGCGCGGACGCCGTCGATGCCCGCGAAGTGCGAGACGGGCACCCCGGCCAGGGCGCCGCCGGCCGAGCCCAGCAGCTGCGCCTGCCGCCAGCGGCGCAGCCGCAGGCCCAGCAGCACGATGAGGAAGGCGAGGAAGAGGCACGACACGGCGGCCACGGCCACCACCAGGTACAAGGTGAGGCTGGCCTGCGCCTCGGCCGCCGGCGCCGCCAGGCTGCCCAGGTCGGCCAGCAGCTCGGGGATGCTGTCGGCCACGGCCACCGTGAGCGTGACGCTGGCCGACAGCGGCGGCTGCCCGTTGTCCCGCACGCCCACCACCAGGCGGTGCTTGAGCGCGTCCCTGTCGCCCAGGGCGCGCGCCGTGCGGATCTCGCCCGTGTGCACGCCCAGCGCGAAGAGCCCCGGCTCGCTGGCCTTGAGCAGCTCGTACGACAGCCAGGCGTTCTGCCCCGCGTCCGCGTCCACCGCCACCACCTTGGTCACCAGGTAGCCCGGCTCGGCCGAGCGCGGCGCCAGCTCCACGCCCGTCGAGCCGTCGCGGGGCGCCGCCGGGTACAGGATCTCGGGCCGGTTGTCGTTCTGGTCCAGCACCAGCAGCGTGACCGAGGCGCTGCTGCGCAGCGGCGGCGACCCGCCGTCCCGCGCCTCCACGGCGAAGCGGATCTCGCGCACCTGCTCGTAGTCCAGGGCGCGCAGCGCATGCACCGCGCCGCTCTCCGCCTGCACCGACAGCCACGACGACAGCGGCGCGCCCTGCAGCTCGCCCTCCGCCAGCCAGTACGTCACCCGGGCGTTGTCGCCCCAGTCCGCGTCGGCCGCCCGCGCGCAGAACACCGAGGCGCCGCGGGCGTTGTTCTCGCTCACCCACACGCTGTAGGCCGCCTGGCTGAAGGCCGGCGCGTTGTCGTTCACGTCCGACACCTGCACGGCGATCGTCGTGGCGGACCACAGCGGCGGCGCCCCGCGGTCCCGGGCCGTGACCGTCACGTTGTAATCCGCCACCTGCTCCCGGTCCAGGTCCCTGGCCGTCACCAGGCTGTAGTAGTTGTCCACGGATTTCTGCAGCCGGAAGGGGACGTGGTCCGGGATGGTGCATGTGACGGCGCCGTTCTCTCCGGCGTCCTGGTCCTGCACGATCAAGAGGGCGATCACGGTTCCCGGCGGGGAGTCCTCGGGGacggagctgagcagggaggtgatcCTGATCTCGGGGACGTTGTCGTTCAAGTCGCTGACAGAGATCACGACCTTCGATGTGTCGAAGAGGCCTCCGCCGTCGTGTGCCCGAACCTCCATTTCATATAATGTGGATTCCTCGTAGTCCAGGTTCCTGAAGACCATTATATCTCCGGT encodes the following:
- the LOC102565453 gene encoding protocadherin gamma-A10: MASSGAQGLRRCAGRAVLCCVVLTVCGAAAAGQIRYSIPEEMQKGSFVGNIAQDLGLEAKELSERGVSVVSRGRTQYFALNVKSGHLITAERLDREQLCGRAEKCLLNCEVIVQHDMKMYGVEVEIVDINDNAPNFQTGEMELKVSETTAPGSRFPFRNVQDPDLGTNSLQSYKLSSNKHFSLKVQTASGGFKYPELVLEKPLDREQQAAHDLILTATDGGDPVRSGTARIHVVVLDANDNAPVFSQPLYRVSVRENVPVGTTVATVKATDLDEGVSGDVIYSSQITDQASQVFQLDSRTGDIMVFRNLDYEESTLYEMEVRAHDGGGLFDTSKVVISVSDLNDNVPEIRITSLLSSVPEDSPPGTVIALLIVQDQDAGENGAVTCTIPDHVPFRLQKSVDNYYSLVTARDLDREQVADYNVTVTARDRGAPPLWSATTIAVQVSDVNDNAPAFSQAAYSVWVSENNARGASVFCARAADADWGDNARVTYWLAEGELQGAPLSSWLSVQAESGAVHALRALDYEQVREIRFAVEARDGGSPPLRSSASVTLLVLDQNDNRPEILYPAAPRDGSTGVELAPRSAEPGYLVTKVVAVDADAGQNAWLSYELLKASEPGLFALGVHTGEIRTARALGDRDALKHRLVVGVRDNGQPPLSASVTLTVAVADSIPELLADLGSLAAPAAEAQASLTLYLVVAVAAVSCLFLAFLIVLLGLRLRRWRQAQLLGSAGGALAGVPVSHFAGIDGVRAFLHSYSQDVSLTAGSRKSQWSFGPPSSAGTLARPPAGQGKEPAPVGKDSKVCEADQAALQVSRRFCILLPLFTFWCFCLSDHC